A stretch of DNA from Gavia stellata isolate bGavSte3 chromosome 18, bGavSte3.hap2, whole genome shotgun sequence:
AAATATAGCCAATTTATCTCCTGAGAGTCAGAAGCCTTGTAGGGTTTTATCTTCAGCAGTGAACatcaggaggaaaaggaaagatcaaattaaatgaaaaaggatTTCTATCTAGCTGAGGATCTGGGCAGAGCCAGAAGGATTACGAGCAGCTAACAGTTTTAATCTAGACAAGCTCACAATAAGCTGCATGGGAAGGAGCAGCCTTCACCTTAAGGACGAATactgtgttgggttttgggcccctcactacaagaaaaacatcgAGGTGCTGGATCATGTCCAAggaagagcaacgaagctggtgaggggtctggagcacaagtcttatgaggagcggctgagggagctggggttgttcagtctggagaagaggaggctgaggggagaccttaacGCTCTCTACacctacctgaaagggggttgtggtgaggtgggtgttggtcttttctccccagtaacaagcgataggacaagaggaaacggcctcaagttgtgcctggggaggtttaggctggatattaggaaaaaattcttcaccgACAGGGTTcttaagcactggaacaagctgcccagggaggtggtggagtcaccatccctggaggtatttaaaggacgtgtggatgaggtgcttagggacatggtttagtggtggacttggcagtgctaggttaatggttggatgatcttacaggtcttttccaacctaaccGATTCTATGATGATTCTATGCTTCTTAACGTTTGAAAGCCACATGCCTTCTCATATTAACAAGATGgttttgcttctgcagctgcattgACATACTGAGCGTAGATATGAGGCAAGGTGCTCTATGGCAGGCTTTAGAgatctctgttttctttggtcTAGATGTGAAAGTAGGGATGCCCTGGATCGTTGCCTCTAGTGGAGCCTGTCATATGAACTACAGAAAGGAGTTTGCAGTACCTGTATCAGAAGACAGGCTGAAATTGCTGGGGCAGGGTAGGAAGGGAAGAGCTTAATATGTTGCActaggtttttgtttttattttctcccattGAGGGAAGCCTGAGAGTTTTCCTGCTTTGCAGATGGTGGTGGGTGGGTGAGCTGCCTGTTTCTATGTACTAAGGATATGGTCTGTTTGCTCAGCAGAGCAAATCAGCACTGTCCTTCCCCTGAATGCTTTGTCTTCTTCATACAGCCAGCTGTCTGCTATCAAGCCATCACAAAGAAGCTGAAGGTTTGTGAAGAGGTAAGGCAAATATTGGTTTTCATGGATTTTCCTTATTGTCATGAGGACTTGCAGTTCCTCCAGAGCTGTGCactctacttttttttatttttcctctccacgCCCCCCTCAGGAAACAGGATCCACCTCCATCCAGGCAGCAGACAGCACAGCAGTCAATGGCAGTATCACGCCTACAGACAAAAAGTAAGATCTCCAACGCACTTCagccattttccttcctttttctccttcccagctcATACATGCAGCCATTATCCAGCTTGTCATTGAGAATAAATAAACCTAACGTTTCCCTCTAACTACAGATCTCCTCTGTCCTTGTGTGAAACTGAtttggggggcaggaggggagggaggcagctaAAAACAAACAGGGGCTGTACAGTAGAAAAATTCAGAGTAAGGTCTGGCCTGGATACATTTGCAATTCAGGGCTTTTCTGCAGTTGCCCTTTTCCTGTAGGCCATGCTGCAGAACATTAAGCAGCAGTATTTCTGAATGCTATATGAGGCAGAAAGATAAAGGGGTATCTTCCTCCAGTAGTGCCTGGCAGTTTACTGGGGTTGTTTAACTGCTCTCCTGAGCATGTAGAAGACAAGAGGAAGAGGGAGGCGTGTTCTCCCAGCACAAGAGCTTTGCTGTGCAGCACGTGAGCTTTCTGGTTTCTTCTAACGtcccccttctcctttctaGAGTGAGAGAAGCCTAACTTGAGCTTCCTGTTTCACTCTGTAACTTCCGCTCTGTTCAAATTGAGTTCAGGCCACAGCTTGCTGTTTGCCGTTGGGGTCGTTCTCATGGGATGTCAGTTCTCAACTACTCCAGGGAAACCAAAATAACAATGAAGCTGTTCAGGTAAAACGGTCTCTCAGGATAAGTGTGGCTCAGAGGTGGGTTGGGAGAGAAAGAATATCTGCGCTGTTTTACAGACTTGAAAATAGGTGGCCCTTGTTTGGGCTGTTTAAGGAGTCTATAGTGACTTGCTCTGACCTCTCTTAATTAGTTTGCTCTAACAAAAGGCAGCATGGCTAGCTGGGAGAGTGCAGGTAGCTAGCGAAAGCCACAGCGCATCTGTCGTGGCTAATTCTGAAGAACTAACTGGGGAATTGCCAGGCAGATTTCGTTGTGAAGTTACATCAGACATGTAACTGAACGCTTCAGAGTCTCCTGTGAGAATTGTGGTTTTGGTATGAAGCTAGCTGTGTGATGTATAAAAGGATCCTTGCAGCAATGACTGCAAAGGAATTTTTGTTGCAGGTGATTGTAGGGATGGAACTTCTTAGCGTGTTGTCTTTTTCTTGAAGGGGGGGGAGCAAAACTCTTGCCAGCTTcgaggaggggaggaggcatGGGGGAAGGCAGCTGGTGTCTGGGACTATTGTATTGTCGCTCACGGTGACCTGTGCTGGCCTATTACTTCCTTTCTTGCTGTGTGTGTCCAAAATCGCAGCTGTAGAGCTGGGACTAGGTCTTTGGTCTGTGTATGATGCTTAGCCTGGTAGTCCTTGCtaggctttattaaaataaagattgtAATGTATCATTCAATAGTATAAGCAAGTTCATTGTACATGTGACTTAGTTTAAAATCAGACGATTGATTAGAGAAGCACCTGCTGATCTCTAAATGTTCCCTTTATCTTCATTAAGGCAATGGCTGGCAACAGAAAGCACAAGaacagcaattttaataaaacaaaacaaacaaagcccaaacaaacaacacctttccccaccccacccccccgacaaacaaacaaacaaaaaaccccagagcaCCCAAACCTTTAATGTTTAGGTAGTCTTCTGAAGCAGACTAAAGACTTTCTTCAGGAAATTGTTGGGGATGTTTGgtaagcaaaataaataccaGCTTGCTTTTAAAGCTCAGTATCTGCCCATTCTAGCGCTGGCTGCAGTGGAACATActtggttttgttgtggttttgggattatttttttttgctggtgatGCTCCAGGGTTTGCTCTTTATCATTTCCAAGACCATGAGAGGCTGACACCAATTGCTTTCTGTTGCATTAATGTTTATTCCTTCCCCTCAGGATAGGATTTCTGGGACTTGGCCTGATGGGAAGTGGCATTGTCTCCAACTTACTGAAGATGGGTCACACCGTCACTGTCTGGAACCGGACCGCCGAGAAGGTAGGCATGTGATTAAGGTACAGATGATACTTTTCTAAACGTGTAGTTACCACTTGTAGCTCAGGGAGGCCTGGAGTCACCAAGTGGTGGTGCCTGGGAGAGGATGCCAAAGAAACACAAGTATTTGCTTGGCACCTTGTTCTATTCTTATTCCTAGGTGCTTGTTGGTGGCCACTTTTGACTAGATGAAGCTGTAGTCTGTCCTAGTATGGTCACTTTTATTTGAACAGTCCCCACCCCATTGCTATTTTGCATGAGATGAGAGAGTTGCCAGAAAAATTACAACCTTGTATGTGTGTTGAGGAATGCAATGTAAAGTGCTTCTAGAAATACTGCTGATGCACATAGCCAAGTCATTGTGTCGTGGAGCTGGACAAGAAGACCAAGTGCTGGGGAGTTGATCCTGGGAGTGGTGCAGTAGGATGCACTGCTTGACCACAGCTTCATCGACATATCTATTGTGCTGTTCATGTTGCAGTAGCAAAGGTTCTGTTGAAAACCTGCTGTGTCATAAGATCAGGATGAGAAGGGTTTTATAGGTGTATTCAAAGTGAGAATTGAGCTTATATTACACTTATATTCTAGCCAGCGTTATTCTTTGTAGTGGAGGAGAAAAAGTAGGTAACTGGGGGAGATGTGGTACTCAGATGATATTGTGGAATATCAAAGCCAAGAAGGGCACTGTGGTTACTTTGTTGAAAGGGattaaaagatttcttctttaACTGCAAAACATTCATGGTATGAGGGGATAGGGTAAGAAGGAGCTAAGATTTTTGAAGCAGCAGCCCACTAAAACACATCGGTCTCAGCTGTGCATATTCCTGTTTACTGTCCAGTAACACCTTTTGCTATGTCTGtttaccaattttttttccctcatctcTCCTCCAAAACCCACAACGTTCAATCTCTTACCATTTCACCTAAGCGTTCTCTCTTCCTGTCTCTTTCTTTTGAAGTTCTTCACTTGGCGttcagaaaagctgcaaaagagcCCTGTGTGTGTGGACAAACCAACAGAAGACAACCCAGTTGCTATGTAATTAATATGCCTGACTCCTTTTAAGTTGGCTCCAGCAGCAGAGTTTGTTTCGGCAAAATGCTAGAGAAACCATTTGCTCTgtacttaatttttcttacGTTGGATTTGTGACTTTTGCAGTGTGATTTGTTCATCCAGGAGGGGGCACGACTGGGAAGAACCCCCGCTGAAGTTGTCTCCACCTGTGACATCACCTTTGCCTGTGTATCAGAtccaaaagcagcaaaggatGTAAGGATTAGCTCTTATTTTTCCTCCACCAGCTAGACTACAAGATACAGTCACTGAATGCCAGTTCTGATTCCTACTAACTGTGGTAGCCTGGGTCAGTGTAGATGCTGGGCAGTGCAGCtgtctaaaaataaatgtcccaataaaaatcatcctttttaaaaagtaatccCTGGGGGGTAGGTTTTGATATCCCACTAGGAGTCTACCACTGCAGCGCCAGGCTCACCTGAACTGCTGTCCTGCAGGATTGGAGTTTCTTTGCAGACACCCTATTGCTTTACCGCTCTTCTGTTCCCCACAGCTGGTACTTGGTCCGAGTGGAGTGTTGCAAGGGATTCGCCCAGGGAAGTGTTATGTGGATATGTCCACTGTGGATGCAGATACAGTCACAGAGTTGGCCCAGGTAATCGCATTGAACTGAACTTCTAATATCTGTGATTCAGCAGCAGTACTGCAGTTCTTGTTGCTTCAGGCGGTAAGCTGTTGATAAtaaaaaagcttctgaagatTTTTGGGTTTCTTCTAGGAGACGTTCAAGTCCCAGGCAAATAAGACAAATCTTGTCGACCAGCAAACAAAGTTGGATGAGATGTTCCCTGGTGATAATAGCAAATCCTGTAGATTTGGCAGGGTTGTTAGCTGGCACCAATGCAAAGAGCCAGCCAAATTTTGATCCCTTAGGAAGTATTTATAGCCAGATTGCTATTCTGTAGCAAACTGGAGGAGAAGGTGCTGTCTGGAGTAATAACTGTCCTTAAATTGATAAAAGGCATAATctgcttattttaaatgttctggttggggaaaaagaaggccTTCACGTTTCCTTCTGTAGAAATACTATTATAGAGAGGATTTCTGTAGAAGTGTTCTGGTTATTTCTGATGCGGTACGTTTGATTCCCTCTTTGGCGTCTTGATTGTTATCCTCTGCCCTAAAGTCAGTGTGTGGTGTTGCACGAGGAAGGGGAGCTTGTTTTGGTGAAGTTTTAAGCAGGCATATTGGTGATGCAGTAGTGTGTAACACGAATTTGGAGAATGAAGAGTCATACGTATTAGTAAACCTCTGGCTGAAGAGATCTGTTGAAGGCCTTTCCTCTTTGGGCAAAAGGGGGGAAAATGTCGTAACAGTCAATCTTCTGAGATTCCTGCACCAAATCTACAACTTCAGCACTGGTTCCTTGGCCATTACACGGTGCCATGGCAAAAGTACGTAAGTTCAGCCGCTTAAAACATGCGCAGTAGTGATGGGTGCAGGAAAGTGCTGCTGGAGTATGAGGGCAACTTTTGGTCTCAAGAACCCTTTGTGGGATGGAGCACATCACGTGTTAGTGCTTTCCTCTCCTTGTTTATATGTCTGAGCTATttgttctgctttaaaattcTGTCCTCAGGGACAGGAACGCCCTAAACAATCTTGGTGTGCTGCCTACTCGGCATCAATGCATGCTGTTCATGCACAGCTAACCAGAGATGCTCTTTTTTCAGGTGATAGTGTCCCGGGGTGGTCGCTTTTTGGAAGCACCGGTCTCAGGAAATCAGCAGCTATCTAATGATGGGATGCTTGTGATCCTGGCAGCTGGCGACAGGGGTTTATATGAGGACTGCAGTAGCTGTTTCCAAGCGATGGGGAAGACCTCTTTTTTTCTAGGTAATTGAAACACAGAGGGCATGATAGCGGTTTCTTAGTCAGTGCAAGGACTGGGAATTCCAGCAAGGAGTCTGAGGGGCATATGTGTCATCTATTCCTTGTCTCCTGGGGCAGTATGAGAAACTGGCCTGCTCTTCTGGAACTTGGCCAATTTCAGAGCCTCCAGcctgaggtgttttttttttttaatactggcTCATTTCAGAGGATTCGTGAcgctttttattttaaatcatacTTTGTTAACGATTTCTCCCTTCCTTTGAGTGCTTGGAAAATGGGTAAgttttctgaagtctttcaggggaagggagagctgcCAAGTGCTTGATATGAAGAGTCTAGTAGTGTTAATACTGTGTGGGATGGGGGAGCAAGGCTGCTGTATCTCTTCTGAAGGAATGCCCAATGGTATGTCTCGCTCCCAGGTGAAGTAGGCAATGCTGCCAAGATGATGCTGATTGTGAACATGGTCCAGGGCAGCTTCATGGCAACGATAGCAGAAGGACTGACTTTGGCTCAAGTGACTGGCCAGTCCCAACAAACCCTTCTGGATATCCTCAATCAGGGACAACTTGCCAGCATCTTCCTGGACCAGAAGTGCCAAAGTAAAGTTCTCTTACATTGTTTTATTATAGGACATTTGCCACAACCTAGCAGCATTTCAGATAATggcagaagggagaaaataacCGTCCCATCTTCATCAGCTGGGGATTCTGGGTATTTTAAGCATTCTGGAAATGAAGAGCTGAGTTCCATTCCTTCCCCTTCATAGCCAGGGCTTCTGAGAATCCACCCCAAGCTCTGCATTGTCTACAGCCTGCTTAGGACTTGAGTTCACAGTGAGGATTTCATTGGGGCAGGGTAATAAGTGAAATGGAGGTCAAGCTGCTTAGAAATCTGAGCTCACTTTGTCAGTGGGCAGTAGTGACATTATCTGCTGTGGCCAGATGACGAtagagagcagagaaacagaagagctAAAAGCAGTGTTCCTGGTGATCAGCATGGGAAAGGGAAGTTTGGTGTTGAATTGCATGCCCTTGCAGCGTGGGCTTGATTGACTTTCGTCATGCTTATTTTTTGCACGCATTCCTCTCGACAGATATCTTGCAAGGAAACTTTAAACCTGATTTCTACCTGAAATACATACAGAAGGATCTTAGATTAGCTATTGCACTGGGTGATTCTGTCAACCACCCAACTCCCATGGCAGCGGCTGCCAACGAGGTAAGAGTTGTTCAGTGTTCAGATGTGTGTTACTCAGCATTTCTTCAGTAGAGCCATTTGTCAACAAGAGACAAAAATCTAAGAATTACATCATCTCTAAGACGAGGGAACAGCaattgaaatgtattttgacTAGGATGGAATTGGATTTGTTTTGGTTGTAGAAGCCCTTAGAATGTCACATCAGTAAACACAGATGGCCTCAACAAGACCTGATGTGTTCTGGTCTGCGCTGCTTTAATTCCTTGACATACTATGCAGTTCTCTGGTTTGCAGTGGTcagcaaagtaatttttctgctgGGGAAAGGCTTCACACAAGAGCAGGCACTGatccttttctaatttttcttctctaggTCTATAAACGAGCAAAAGCATTGGACCAATCAGACAACGACATGTCTGCAGTGTACAGGGCCTACATCCACTAGGCTGCACCGTTCTTACTGTTAATACTATGATTATTGATTAATATTATTATGATACTGGGTTTTAACTCTGGACCAGTCCATCTCTGTCTCTCCATTTCCTTTTATACACAGACTTTGAGATCTGCCACggaggcagctgctgcagtgaGCCTTCCCCTGGTGGCAgaagggggggaggagggggctcGGATTGTTGCAGTCTAATTAGAAAAATCCATGCCATGCACTGACAGTCATGGAACAGAACAGTGGCGGCTTGTTCAGAAGCTCTGAGGCAACTCTGCCAGAAATCTGCTGCTtggctgcttttattttcctctttgtatgCTTGTCCAAGATGCTGTTTCTAACGatcccttttctcctttgctgtgaAATAATGCATTGTGTTGGACTCTGCATCAAGGGGACAGGTGACATACATCCCGCCTACCTGTGAATATCACTAAAGTCCTTGGTCCCAAGTAAGGTGAGGAGCATTCCTGTTAATCGGCCACTGTTAGACAACAAAGCACCTCCCATGGAGGAGAATGGCAGTTCCAGAAGGTAACGGGGTTGCATGCAACGCTGTCttgattctgtttctttttaaacttccaCCTCCCCAGCACCTTGATGGAGGAATTCCTTGTATTGTTAAGAAGAACAGATTGCATCCGTGTCTTCCCCTGTACAGACAACTATAGCTTAGGGAACACAAACCTTGCTGAAAATGAGAGAATGCCAGTGTAAATGAGCCTCCTAAAAGGCTAATCATAGCTGCCCGTCCCACAAACACCATCGGAGATCAACATGTTTGCATAGAAAACTGCAAGAGAAACACATAGCGTAAAACTGGGCCAGGGATATTTTATTTGGGGGAGGAACAAACCTTAGGGTTGCTCCTGGCCTTAGCTTATGTTGCTTTACtgcctgcttttttttaacccctGTAGTCAATAATTACAAAGGTGTCTTGGATTGTAGCAGTGTCACAAGCAGAGTGATGAGTCTGAAAGGGGCGAGAAGAATGATTGTAGAGCCAAGAGATTGAGAATCCTGAGCTCCTTTCCATGCTCTTTTTGGCCTTTGCATGGTTATTATATCTCTTAGCCTGTTTGCCCATCTTTAAAGGTGGGTGATGATTACCTACCTCACAGGGATCTTTTTCTGTACTGATTAGTGATCTTTATACATGTCAGATTTTCCATACATGTTCTTAGTGTTACTACTCTGGGTACAACACTAGCGCAGCATGAGAGTTTTCCCTGTACCTGTGACTCTGCTTGTGGCCGGATACCAACTTCTAGAAAGACCAGACTATTTGGTAAAACAGGAGGCTAAGCCCACTGCTGAGCTTTAGTCTAGAAACGTGGGACTTGAACTGCAGATGCCAAGGCTAGAGAGCAGAGATGCTCTCGGTGTTGATAGCAGAGCAACCCAGAGTCCAAAGGATGCCTGTCCCTCTAAAAATGCACAGagcgtgtttttttttttttaattgttctcaGTATTAGCCTTTTAGGAGGGTTCTTGCATTTTAGATTTGAGAGTAAAATGCCAGTAAGAAAGTTTATTGGCCAAAATCACTTCTCAGTGGCACAATCTCCTCCCTTGGGTTGGGattctgaaaggaaagcaagcaaattCAAATTAGACCTTTAAATCTGCGAGGTCTGCCCCTCCCACCATCTTCTTTTTCTAGGAACTTAATGGCTGTCTAGGGAATTTTTCCTGTGGGTTAGGATTTCTTACCAatcctgctttctgcagcacGTGCATATGGTTCAGGGGCACCTTATTAAGAAACAGGGAACGTATCAGATAACTCATGAATCATGACATCTAATGCCTAATGCTGTAAATGTTACTTTGTTGAATATTTCACCTCCTGTGATCACTATTATTTGTGGGCTAATACTGTGTTATGCATTATGTCCTGTGGTGAACATCTCCTAGTAATAGATCTGTTAGACATCACTTTGCCCTTCTGTCAGTGGTATATGTGAACAATACTAGTTATACATACATGTTTCTTTGGCAGTGCAACTGTCATCCTGCATGTAGATATTCATATTAAAGGCACATATAGCTACCCAGGATAACCAGCCATTAGCCTGCTTTTGACACACTTGCGCTTCCCCCATCCAGAACAACTTGGCTATTAGCATCAGAAGTCCTTGGTTAAACACGCCGCAGTTAAGAAATCACTTCCATGAGTTGTGTATTGAGGGCACCTGGGGCAAATGGTGTTTTGGGGGGCAGGAGGTAGGACCACAGGTTTTGTAGTGTAAGAAATCTtttgggaggaagagggaggtaCTGTCTCGGGTCCAGTTGAGAGTGGAACTGTGCTGAGCCAGTGCAGCAGCGTCCCCGACCTGTCCCTGCGGAGGTCTCTCGGGCCAGAGTGAAGGTGAATAGGTCCGAGCAAAGGTAATGGAGGAGCTCCCTCTTTTATTTTATGGTGCCTCTGGATAGAGCAAGAATACAAAAGGAGCTCTCAAGTCCTGTGACCTGTATTTCATAGCGAATTCAAAGAACTATATTTGTGAGAGGGAGAACCGCTCCCTAGGCAACTCACTGctgcaggttttgttttccagaaatacTGTAGTTCTCAAAATGGAGATGGTGGTTTATGTGGGAGTGGCAGGTGCAGACTAGTTAAACACTGTAATTTATCCTGGGAAAGTCTGACTGCAGCTTTCTGGCGAGGTAGGTGgatgaggagtggctggaggGTGCGGTGCTGCCCCGCCGGCTGTACAATCACAGATGCGccagggaggagcagaaggAGACCGAGAGCTCTGAAGGGGATGTGAAgtgaggaggagggatggaaaTGGTGAAAACCGGACTGTTTCAGATGCCGTTTGAGGTTGACTCGTGTCAGTCTCACTCTGATTCTTGTATTTATGTCTGTAGCCTCTGAACATGGATCTTAATCTGTTCCTAGGCCTGAGatttgggggagggaagggggggaagctGTGGATTGAGAGATGCTCTAATAAAACTGGCTAGTCAATGTTGTCTTAATATTGTTGACAATTCTGTAAAGTTCCTTTTTATGAGGATTTCTGTTTTagcaatttgcttttttttgactccctcctttttaaagagaaaatgtgaCACTTGTGAAAAGCTtgtaagaaaagcagtttcttttttcctccatgatAGATCCTATAGTTAATTAAGGttgtgaatttttatttttttgccttgtttttaattaacgTTTGTCATTCAGAATAGGATGtgtgaaaatgtttaaatggcaaaacaaaaagatttttttgtgcaATTAACAAAGCTACTggcaaaaagaataaaacctttCTTGGTAACACAATGTTCTTGTGGCAGTTTCTAAAGCCTATCAAACCTGTACTGTGGCACTGAAGAAATATGTGCGTTCctcaaaacattcaaaaatcaGAGTCGCTGAAAAAGAGCAGTATGCCTGAGGGCATTTTGGTCATTGCAGAAGCCTCATCTTGTCGGTGAGGCACCACGAAAGGATGAATTTGGATAAATTCCAGCCTCGGTGTGCAGAGGACTGTGTGCATCTGGACTGAGAGGAGGATGAAGGCTTAGTTTTAAAGCGAAGAATGCTGAGAGATGGAGGTCCAGGAGCTTTTTGGTGTTGGTGTCGCCTTGTGTTGTCTAAGCGTTGGGAGCCTGCTAGCCCAATTGCTCTCTCTGGAGTATCCTTCCTTCTAGCGTTCGGGGTTTTTTGAGCACTAACTCAGCAGTGAGTGGGGTTTTCCAAGGCAAGATCCCTTAATTGACGTGTTTGCCAGCTCCAGAATATTGCTTTTTGATGATCCAGGCAGCGGTTGCTGTCGAATAGCAGTAGATGTTCATGCACTGAGGCGGAAGGGGCCAGAACTGACGGATGGTGTGCTTTAGTTAGAATGAGTTACAGGTGCTAAAGTAAGGAAAAACTCAGCACTGTGATTAAAAGCCATGCAGAAAGTGATGATGGAGCAAGGCCACGGCGTCGGAGTTGTGCTCGCAGCAGAACCTGGCACTGGTGGAACCATTCCCTGCTCTGTGAACGCGTTCCCGTCCAGAACCCGCCGTGCTGATGCGGTGAAGAAGATGATGCTGTTCAGCTGGAGAAGATGATGCTGGGTTGGCCGCTTCTCGCCTGCAGTATATCCAGCGTGAAAAGGAATGCAGAGACTTCAGTGCCGGTATAAATTCATTTCAATTCCAAAGTTTTGAGAAGAAACGGATGAGACTTCCCCCTCTTCACCCGTTCTTCAGGATTCTTTAACCTGTAGCTCGCTTTTATCTTCGCCGGTATGCAGTCACCTGCGGCGGTGAGCGGTGCAGCTCAAAACCCCGCTGTGGCCGCAATCGCAGCGGGCTGGGGGCGTTTGAGGGGCGGCCCCGAGCGctccccgcggccccgggcgcGGCCCCGGCCTCTCGCCCTTCCTCCGCCCGGCGTCGCGCCTTCCTGGCACCGCCCTCGCCACGCCCCCCTCGCGAAGGGCGGCCGGTGCTGCCCAATCAGACGCTGTCTCGGCCGCGTTGCCGGGCAGAGGCCGTGCCGCCGAGGGCGGGGCCGGTAGCCGACTggggcggggcgagggggcggggccggcggcgggatGGCGGCGGCGATGGCGAGCGCGGCGGAGCGGGCGGTGCTGGTGAGTCAGGAGGGGCGAGGC
This window harbors:
- the GLYR1 gene encoding cytokine-like nuclear factor N-PAC isoform X3; amino-acid sequence: MAAVSLRLGDLVWGKLGRYPPWPGKIVNPPKDLKKPRGKKCFFVKFFGTEDHAWIKVEQLKPYHPHKEEMIKINKGKRFQQAVDAVEEFLRKTKGKDQASSHNSNEEKNRRNSSEERGKQSAGEEKRKASLSEGKLKKGTGEGKKRVSSVSSERGSKSPLKRAQDQSPRKRGRPPKDEKDLTIPESSTVKRVMTGTVAGFKWPPSVSEPVKDSDPHFHHFLLSQTEKETGSTSIQAADSTAVNGSITPTDKKIGFLGLGLMGSGIVSNLLKMGHTVTVWNRTAEKCDLFIQEGARLGRTPAEVVSTCDITFACVSDPKAAKDLVLGPSGVLQGIRPGKCYVDMSTVDADTVTELAQVIVSRGGRFLEAPVSGNQQLSNDGMLVILAAGDRGLYEDCSSCFQAMGKTSFFLGEVGNAAKMMLIVNMVQGSFMATIAEGLTLAQVTGQSQQTLLDILNQGQLASIFLDQKCQNILQGNFKPDFYLKYIQKDLRLAIALGDSVNHPTPMAAAANEVYKRAKALDQSDNDMSAVYRAYIH
- the GLYR1 gene encoding cytokine-like nuclear factor N-PAC isoform X5 → MAAVSLRLGDLVWGKLGRYPPWPGKIVNPPKDLKKPRGKKCFFVKFFGTEDHAWIKVEQLKPYHPHKEEMIKINKGKRFQQAVDAVEEFLRKTKGKDQDLTIPESSTVKRVMTGTVAGFKWPPSVSEPVKDSDPHFHHFLLSQTEKPAVCYQAITKKLKVCEEETGSTSIQAADSTAVNGSITPTDKKIGFLGLGLMGSGIVSNLLKMGHTVTVWNRTAEKEGARLGRTPAEVVSTCDITFACVSDPKAAKDLVLGPSGVLQGIRPGKCYVDMSTVDADTVTELAQVIVSRGGRFLEAPVSGNQQLSNDGMLVILAAGDRGLYEDCSSCFQAMGKTSFFLGEVGNAAKMMLIVNMVQGSFMATIAEGLTLAQVTGQSQQTLLDILNQGQLASIFLDQKCQNILQGNFKPDFYLKYIQKDLRLAIALGDSVNHPTPMAAAANEVYKRAKALDQSDNDMSAVYRAYIH
- the GLYR1 gene encoding cytokine-like nuclear factor N-PAC isoform X4 produces the protein MAAVSLRLGDLVWGKLGRYPPWPGKIVNPPKDLKKPRGKKCFFVKFFGTEDHAWIKVEQLKPYHPHKEEMIKINKGKRFQQAVDAVEEFLRKTKGKDQDLTIPESSTVKRVMTGTVAGFKWPPSVSEPVKDSDPHFHHFLLSQTEKPAVCYQAITKKLKVCEEETGSTSIQAADSTAVNGSITPTDKKIGFLGLGLMGSGIVSNLLKMGHTVTVWNRTAEKCDLFIQEGARLGRTPAEVVSTCDITFACVSDPKAAKDLVLGPSGVLQGIRPGKCYVDMSTVDADTVTELAQVIVSRGGRFLEAPVSGNQQLSNDGMLVILAAGDRGLYEDCSSCFQAMGKTSFFLGEVGNAAKMMLIVNMVQGSFMATIAEGLTLAQVTGQSQQTLLDILNQGQLASIFLDQKCQNILQGNFKPDFYLKYIQKDLRLAIALGDSVNHPTPMAAAANEVYKRAKALDQSDNDMSAVYRAYIH
- the GLYR1 gene encoding cytokine-like nuclear factor N-PAC isoform X1, with protein sequence MAAVSLRLGDLVWGKLGRYPPWPGKIVNPPKDLKKPRGKKCFFVKFFGTEDHAWIKVEQLKPYHPHKEEMIKINKGKRFQQAVDAVEEFLRKTKGKDQASSHNSNEEKNRRNSSEERGKQSAGEEKRKASLSEGKLKKGTGEGKKRVSSVSSERGSKSPLKRAQDQSPRKRGRPPKDEKDLTIPESSTVKRVMTGTVAGFKWPPSVSEPVKDSDPHFHHFLLSQTEKPAVCYQAITKKLKVCEEETGSTSIQAADSTAVNGSITPTDKKIGFLGLGLMGSGIVSNLLKMGHTVTVWNRTAEKCDLFIQEGARLGRTPAEVVSTCDITFACVSDPKAAKDLVLGPSGVLQGIRPGKCYVDMSTVDADTVTELAQVIVSRGGRFLEAPVSGNQQLSNDGMLVILAAGDRGLYEDCSSCFQAMGKTSFFLGEVGNAAKMMLIVNMVQGSFMATIAEGLTLAQVTGQSQQTLLDILNQGQLASIFLDQKCQNILQGNFKPDFYLKYIQKDLRLAIALGDSVNHPTPMAAAANEVYKRAKALDQSDNDMSAVYRAYIH
- the GLYR1 gene encoding cytokine-like nuclear factor N-PAC isoform X2; amino-acid sequence: MAAVSLRLGDLVWGKLGRYPPWPGKIVNPPKDLKKPRGKKCFFVKFFGTEDHAWIKVEQLKPYHPHKEEMIKINKGKRFQQAVDAVEEFLRKTKGKDQASSHNSNEEKNRRNSSEERGKQSAGEEKRKASLSEGKLKKGTGEGKKRVSSVSSERGSKSPLKRAQDQSPRKRGRPPKDEKDLTIPESSTVKRVMTGTVAGFKWPPSVSEPVKDSDPHFHHFLLSQTEKPAVCYQAITKKLKVCEEETGSTSIQAADSTAVNGSITPTDKKIGFLGLGLMGSGIVSNLLKMGHTVTVWNRTAEKEGARLGRTPAEVVSTCDITFACVSDPKAAKDLVLGPSGVLQGIRPGKCYVDMSTVDADTVTELAQVIVSRGGRFLEAPVSGNQQLSNDGMLVILAAGDRGLYEDCSSCFQAMGKTSFFLGEVGNAAKMMLIVNMVQGSFMATIAEGLTLAQVTGQSQQTLLDILNQGQLASIFLDQKCQNILQGNFKPDFYLKYIQKDLRLAIALGDSVNHPTPMAAAANEVYKRAKALDQSDNDMSAVYRAYIH